From a single Cotesia glomerata isolate CgM1 linkage group LG6, MPM_Cglom_v2.3, whole genome shotgun sequence genomic region:
- the LOC123267996 gene encoding uncharacterized protein LOC123267996, with product MLRIRCNRILFATDITKIFKQVEVDLLDWPLQFILWIDENDLVDAYFLKTVNYGTASAPLNAVRVLIQLVKDKEHRYSIDVAPMLETRYVDDIYDGADNEQDAMKVAVQTKALCAAGRFPPAKWTSNSPTLLAEVAPEKQLETPLKEISDAPVKVLGMFWNSHTDALQFKYTLPPEKPKKKRDILSEIAELYDPLGLLAPIVVKAKIFMQDLWLDIVSCMARYSVLRSSRWGLIFRNVLF from the coding sequence ATGTTGAGAATCCGCTGCAACAGGATTCTATTCGCTACTGACATCACCAAGATATTCAAACAGGTTGAGGTTGATTTGCTTGATTGGCCGCTTCAGTTCATTCTCTGGATAGATGAGAATGACCTAGTAGACGCTTACTTTCTTAAGACAGTCAACTACGGGACCGCTAGTGCACCTCTTAACGCTGTACGTGTGCTCATCCAACTAGTCAAGGATAAAGAACACCGCTATTCGATAGATGTTGCTCCAATGTTGGAAACACGTTACGTTGATGACATCTATGATGGAGCAGACAACGAACAAGATGCTATGAAGGTTGCAGTGCAAACAAAAGCACTGTGCGCCGCAGGCCGCTTTCCGCCCGCCAAATGGACTAGTAATAGTCCAACGCTGCTCGCTGAAGTCGCTCCAGAAAAGCAGCTAGAAACACCGCTTAAAGAAATCAGTGATGCACCAGTAAAGGTCCTGGGCATGTTCTGGAATTCACACACTGACGCTCTTCAGTTCAAGTACACGCTACCGCCAGAGAAACCTAAGAAAAAAAGAGATATTTTGTCTGAAATCGCTGAGTTGTATGACCCACTAGGACTTCTCGCACCAATTGTCGTCAAAGCTAAGATCTTCATGCAAGATCTGTGGCTAGATATAGTGTCATGTATGGCTAGATATAGTGTCCTTCGATCAAGTCGATGGGGTCTAATTTTCCGAAATGTTTTGTTTTGA
- the LOC123267997 gene encoding uncharacterized protein LOC123267997: MRQSLFKKLGQPLQRDMVMLKGIGNVSAGSSLGVSTIELRSLCTTASMHVTMHILPTLTVDLPSFVIADPKWPHLENLKLADPQYLQPRPVDIILAVTAKHASTSHAALHESVDTELQDAIAKFWEQEEVPSGNSPLNTAEEDECEIHFRQTHYRQPDGRYVVRLPLKALESQLGDSINAAMGSLRRLITRLSREREYSDMYRAFMAEYIQLGHIIRIPVNELPANAYFLPHHGVLKLDSATTKLRTVFNGSCATSTGISLNDILHAGPKTQIDIFDVMLRISCSRILFATDITKMFRLIEVDSLDWPLQCILWIDENDLINAYCLKTVTYGTASAPFDAVRVLIYDIYGGADNEEDAIKAAVQTKALCAAGCFPLANWASNSPRLLAEVAPEKQLDTPLKEISDAPVKVLGMYWNSRTDALQFKYTLPPETPKTKRAILSEIAKLYDPLGLFTPIVVKAKIFMQDLWLDRVSWDEQLSPSLIHKWTGYREDLRNIESIRIPRWNNIAPGATMELHGFSDASQNAMAAAVYLRVTDADGNTKV; this comes from the exons ATGAGACAGTCGCTCTTCAAGAAGCTTGGACAACCGCTACAGCGTGACATGGTCATGCTCAAGGGCATTGGCAATGTCTCCGCAGGAAGCTCACTAGGTGTGAGCACAATTGAGCTTCGTTCGCTGTGTACGACCGCATCAATGCATGTCACCATGCATATTCTACCGACACTGACGGTAGATCTTCCATCGTTCGTGATCGCTGATCCGAAATGGCCGCATCTTGAGAATCTCAAGCTCGCTGACCCGCAATATCTACAGCCACGCCCTGTAGATATTATTCTAG CTGTCACCGCTAAACACGCTTCAACATCACACGCAGCATTACATGAGTCAGTAGATACAGAATTACAAGACGCTATCGCTAAGTTTTGGGAACAGGAAGAGGTTCCATCAGGTAATTCACCGCTCAACACCGCTGAAGAAGACGAATGTGAAATTCACTTTCGTCAAACGCATTATCGACAGCCTGATGGACGCTACGTAGTGAGATTACCGCTTAAGGCCCTTGAGAGTCAACTTGGCGACTCTATCAACGCAGCTATGGGGTCACTCCGCAGATTAATAACTCGCTTGTCGCGAGAAAGAGAATATTCTGACATGTATCGTGCATTCATGGCAGAATACATTCAACTAGGACACATAATACGAATACCAGTCAACGAATTGCCCGCAAACGCTTACTTCTTGCCTCACCATGGGGTATTGAAGCTTGATAGTGCCACTACGAAGCTCCGGACAGTGTTCAATGGTTCCTGTGCAACATCTACAGGAATTTCATTGAACGACATTCTCCACGCAGGACCCAAAAcgcaaattgacatttttgatgtGATGTTGAGAATCAGCTGCAGCAGGATTCTATTCGCTACTGACATCACCAAGATGTTCAGACTGATTGAGGTCGACTCGCTTGATTGGCCGCTTCAGTGCATTCTCTGGATAGATGAGAATGACTTAATAAACGCTTACTGTCTCAAGACAGTCACATACGGAACCGCTAGTGCACCTTTTGACGCAGTACGTGTGCTTATCT ATGACATCTACGGTGGAGCAGACAACGAAGAAGACGCTATCAAGGCTGCAGTACAAACAAAAGCTCTGTGTGCAGCAGGCTGCTTCCCACTTGCCAACTGGGCTAGCAATAGCCCACGGTTACTCGCTGAAGTCGCTCCAGAAAAGCAGCTGGATACACCGCTTAAAGAAATCAGTGATGCACCAGTAAAAGTCCTGGGCATGTACTGGAATTCACGCACTGACGCTCTCCAGTTCAAGTACACGCTACCGCCAGAGACGCCCAAGACAAAAAGAGCTATTTTGTCTGAAATCGCTAAGCTGTATGATCCGCTAGGACTTTTCACACCAATAGTCGTCAAAGCCAAGATCTTTATGCAAGATCTGTGGCTAGATAGAGTGTCATGGGATGAACAATTGTCACCATCACTCATTCACAAATGGACTGGATACCGCGAGGATCTTCGAAACATCGAATCCATCCGCATTCCACGCTGGAATAATATAGCACCTGGAGCAACTATGGAATTGCACGGGTTCTCAGACGCTTCGCAAAACGCTATGGCTGCCGCTGTTTATTTGAGAGTCACTGACGCTGATGGGAACACAAAGGTCTAA
- the LOC123267998 gene encoding uncharacterized protein LOC123267998: MGQLPAARVQPTRAFLHTGLDYAGPITLKTFQGRVAKTYKGWIAVFVCMFRADKELKRLFAAGSRTLRELSTLIAQDGTNWKFNPPGTPHFGRKWEAAVKSIKFHLRRTIGDSLLTLEQYSTLLAQIEAILNSRPLTPLNEDPADLAVLTPGHLLIGQSLTAIPEPSLTDFQSARLSHWEQVQQMVQHFWRRYYQDCIHRYQAISKWHHRRNQIKVGSVVLITTEDLPPTKWPLAKVIAVHPGEDGQIRVVTVKTVNTELVRPITKLCVLPLTHEEDDFVDAAANPGENVR, translated from the exons ATGGGTCAACTACCTGCCGCACGAGTACAGCCAACTCGAGCCTTCTTGCATACAGGACTCGACTACGCTGGACCTATCACGCTGAAAACGTTTCAAGGACGTGTAGCAAAAACATACAAAGGCTGGATTGCAGTCTTTGTATGCATGTTCA GAGCAGATAAAGAGCTGAAACGACTATTCGCTGCAGGATCCCGCACATTACGAGAATTATCAACCTTGATCGCTCAAGATGGCACGAACTGGAAATTCAATCCGCCTGGAACTCCCCATTTTGGAAGAAAATGGGAAGCCGCTGtgaaatctatcaaatttcaCCTTCGAAGAACAATCGGAGACTCGCTGTTGACGCTTGAACAATATTCAACGCTACTGGCTCAAATTGAAGCCATATTGAATTCCAGACCGCTTACACCGCTGAATGAAGATCCTGCTGACCTGGCCGTACTGACTCCAGGTCACCTCTTAATCGGACAGTCACTGACCGCTATCCCAGAGCCATCGCTGACAGATTTCCAATCTGCTCGGCTCTCGCACTGGGAACAAGTCCAGCAAATGGTTCAACATTTTTGGAGACGCTACTACCAGGACTGCATCCACCGCTACCAGGCCATTTCAAAGTGGCATCATCGACGCAACCAGATCAAGGTGGGTTCAGTTGTACTGATCACCACTGAGGATCTCCCGCCAACCAAGTGGCCATTAGCCAAAGTAATTGCTGTCCATCCAGGTGAAGATGGACAAATCCGCGTGGTAACTGTTAAGACAGTTAACACAGAGCTGGTACGTCCAATTACAAAGCTCTGTGTCCTGCCGCTAACGCATGAAGAAGATGATTTTGTCGACGCAGCCGCCAACCCGGGGGAGaatgttcggtga